A genomic segment from Agelaius phoeniceus isolate bAgePho1 chromosome 2, bAgePho1.hap1, whole genome shotgun sequence encodes:
- the MID1IP1 gene encoding mid1-interacting protein 1, which translates to MMQICDSYSQKYSLFNAMNRFIGAVNNMDQTVMVPSLLRDVPLLLEELDAAGAVCPPRDAALPPGDPGAYFSRRDMYSHYMLLKSIRNDIEWGVVQPPAGEEAARKKDKLGGGPAEEGEGEEDLEQQFHYHLSGLHSVLSKLTRKANVLTNRYKQEIGVSSWGQ; encoded by the coding sequence ATGATGCAGATCTGCGACTCGTACAGCCAGAAGTACTCCCTCTTCAACGCCATGAACCGCTTCATCGGCGCCGTCAACAACATGGACCAGACGGTGATGGTGCCCAGCCTGCTGCGCGACGTGccgctgctgctggaggagctggacgCGGCGGGCGCCGTGTGCCCGCCCCGGGATGCTGCCCTGCCGCCCGGCGACCCCGGCGCCTACTTCTCCCGCAGGGACATGTACAGCCACTACATGCTGCTCAAGTCCATCCGCAACGACATCGAGTGGGGCGTGGTGCAGCCGCCGGCGGGCGAGGAGGCCGCCCGCAAGAAGGACAAGCTGGGCGGCGGGCCCGCCGAGGAGGGCGAGGGAGAGGAGGACCTGGAGCAGCAGTTCCATTACCACCTCAGCGGACTCCACTCGGTCCTCTCCAAGCTCACCCGCAAGGCCAACGTCCTCACCAACAGATACAAGCAGGAGATCGGCGTCAGCAGCTGGGGGCAGTGA